CAATGCGTCATAAACTAAAATACCTCAACTTTAATATGGCAGAATATTTTAATCAGAACTCTTACATAATGTTACAAAGATGTTAAGTTATTTTCAGTCTCATTGTAGACATTAAAAAACAGTCGGAGCCCACAGCACCAGTCCTTTATGAATACCAAGGTTTCTGGGCACTGACAGCCTTTCTTTATGGCTGACACCAGCAGTAGTTCAGAGAAACCATGACAAAAAGCATTACAGATGTAAATGAATGCACCTAACAAACATTTTGAAGTTAATGTTACCGAATAAATGGTGAGAGAAAACTGAGCCCATGGCAATGAATCTACTGTGCTACCAGAACACCTTGTGCATGATGCAGCAATGATATGACCCATAAGCTAAATGCAGTCAATGTGAATAAGAAGCAAACTTTAAGAGCTAGATGGTGAACACATCACAGTATGTATGACCAAAAATCTGCAGGGACGTTTGGATTCAGTCAGACTTGTGCCCAAAAATATTAAATCCTCAAAATGAGTCCACGCTGTcaaaattcatatttttcctCACAGGCAGTTTATTCTTAGCACTAATATCTAAGTTGTAAAGTGGGCCCAACAGTTCACACTTTCACACAAGATAGTATTTTAAAGTTTCAATACTGTGCCTTGCTGGAGGCAATCCCTAAGAGGAAGTGTAGCAATATTAGTGAACCAGAAAGTCACATTATtgctaaaaatataattttgtatttctgagtcagtgtttaaaaaaactgcagtcAGTAACATCCAACAGAGAAAGTACTACTGACAAAGAAAAGTCAGTATGTGTCACACAGGAAAGTGATTTTGGCCTTGTGTATGCGATCAGGATTGAGCGTTTTCTTTACGGAACTCgatgaaataaaattacacGACCGGTGGGAGTGAGGCTTTGTGAGAGCTGTGGATTCCCCCAGAACCACTGTAGAACTTGTCCTGGTAGACTGAACTAGCAGTCAGTGGATtagagtacagtacagtacagtacatacatgtatgtgtttatctACATTTTCTCGTAGGTGAGCTCATGTCCACAGGTGGTGCAGGTTGTCTTGTAGAGGTCCTCCTCTGGATCAACCAGCTCCTCTGGTCCGTACTGATGTTGGTGAACGCTGGTGTCTTTAGTCCACATACTGCTCCGCACCGCCCTGCgcagctctgacacacacaaacacaaatattgatatttaataatccacagtgtaaaaaaacaCTTGCCATTTAGGAGTTTTAGCCCAAAGAAGGAACAAACCTTTGACTTTCTTGTTGAAGCGTTTTTGTTTCTGCACCTCTCTGTTCTCCTCTCTTGTCTCTCTGGCTTCCTCCAGAGCCTCCTCTGAGCCCCACACCTCCATACATCTCTTCTGCACCTGGGGtacacacaccaacatacaaacaaataaacacacagctcagacaGACTCATTGAATAATACTGTACATGGggtaaataaaaccaaaacagagaTTATTTGGCCTGTGGGTTTGGTTTAAGGCTGAAACTGATGATTCATTTCATTCCTGTCAATGTCAGAAAGTTGTAAAATTTCCCTAAGCCAATTGTCAATTCTTCAGCTATGTTGCTTCGTCAAAGAAACAGCCCATAATCTAAAAATATAGAATTTACAATGAtatgaaacagagaaaagcagaaaaaaatggaacGAACAAATATTGTTCTACTAAAAGATGCAAAGCCATAATTAACTGAATAATCATGACCttacattcacatttaaatcaCTAAAAACTAAACTGTAATATGAGCTTGcctattttctttattcttaaCTAACACACTGATCAGCCATGACATTATGACCACATGCCAaatactgtgtacacaggagtcacTGAAGCAGTTTGTTGGCACTTGTGTATCTGTTTGCTTCCACAGTGATACTGTCAGGAACAGCACTGCTGTTTCTTCTGCCATGCAAAGAAAGATGCAAAGATATAAAAGGAGTGACAACTGCAGTCAAGAGAACAAATTAAAGATAATATTTCTGGCCAAATTTAACAGCCTTGCCACtgttcttcttcatgttaaaaCAGATTCAAACAATATGGAAGCTTCTGCAAAGGATGGATCAAATTTAAAGTTCAATCTACAGTAGGTCATCCTTGTCATCAGAGAGCCTTGGGCACCCATGACCCTGTCCCCAGTTCACTGCttgtccttccttagacaacttttggtcGGTACTAacctgcttccaacacatcgACCTTCAGGACTTAATTCACTTGCTACCTAATCAGAGATAATTAGTATTATTCGCTTTTCCTGTCAGTGATCATAAAGTTATGGCTAAGTGGTTACTGtgttatgtctttgtgttttacttCTGATTTAAGCTCCTCACTATCTATTTACAGATATAAAGCCATTCTAGTACAATTCAGTGGTTACTGTTCAGCTCCAGTCCGGTCTGTACCTGCACTTTTAGGTAGAGCTTCATGTCTCCCCAGTGTGGGTTGTGAGGGTTTTTCTTCAGTATAAACCTGAGTGGAGGCTCTCGCTTGTCCAGGTCACAGTCCTTCAGCAGGTAGTGCTGCTTGGCCTCAGTTCTGGAGATCAGCTTGTGTTTCTCCTCGCTGTCTCTGAAAAGGAAGACATTATAACTAttagtttcattgtttttagttAGCAATTACACAAAAAAACGGACTGGATAAACTGGAGGAGAAAAGGCAGGAAAATAGAAAAACTAGTGTGTCTGAATGTCAGAaagttgttgttcttttttgttataAAAAATTCCTGTTTTCTTTAGACTGAAACAGTGGTGCTGCACAATTATTCTCCCACACTTCAGAACCCTCAGAACAGAACAGTTTCAGAAAATACTATCATCTCATTTTTATTCAGATATTTCTGAGATTCTGATAAATCCGGCTTTGAATTCCCCATGCCCCACTTTTCATCTTTCCTTGGACATAAGTATTGCAGGATAGTAAGTTTTACAGAACATAATGCTGGTTTAAGCACAGAACAACATTATCTTCCTGAGGTTTTCTAAGAGACGAATATGCAAACTCATAGTGGATCTGACTGATTGGGTTTGTAACTGACTGTAACTCTTCAGACTGCCAGCTTTGTACCTGAATGTGACTGTTTTGGGGATTGTGGACAGAGAAGAATGTCAGATTTGAAGACAAAAATCAAGTCATATTCATAGATAATTTAAACACTAGGAGTCATAGCGTATAGTCACTCACAACATATAACCTGGTGTTTCTGAACAGATCTCGTAGACAAGATGTTTTCTCTAAAGCTTGAAACAAACTCAAGTCCAGAGAGTGCAGTCACCTGCTCCAGAAACTGATTTTGTACATATGCAGTGAACCGTTAtaacaaacaagcacaacaaATTCTGTAATATCATAAAATCTAttccagaaacacacaggaaactgtTCTTGAACCTCAGATATTAGTGTGCCCTACAACAAGACAAGCTGGCTCACAATcaatttgtatttgtgtgtgtgtgtgtgtgtacctgcatTTGTCACACACGGACAGGTCAAAGCTGTTGCTGAGGTAGGAGTCCATAAAGGGTTTTTGGCAGTCATCGCACACCAGGTAGTCTGGTTCAATCACTGGAGCTGCGAACAAAAGACACACATGGTAAACTCAACACACACGCGTGCgcgcgcacgcgcacacacacacacacacacacacacacacacgtctcacGACAGTTGTGAGGACACAACTCTTAGGCACAATGCATTCCCAAGACCCTGACCTAAACTTGATTCTAATCCTAACCCTAAGTCTTAACCCTCTTCACCCTCAAAAACCATTTAAAGTTGTGAGGACCTGCTAAAATGTCCTCGCAAGGATGGTATCAGAGTAAAAAGTATccacgcgcgcacacgcacacctGGCTGATGCACCACTTTCTTGGTCTTCTGCTCTTCCTCTccgtcctcctcttcctcgaTAAAGAAGCCGGCACCGGAGTCGATAGTCTTGGAGACTTTGGCCGAGGTTGCGCCCTCCGCAGCGGACAAAGGTCGGCTCGCTAGTCGGGCTTGCCGGAGCATCAACGCGCGCTGCCGGTTCCTCTCGATTTTGGCCCGCATCGCTGCAGACAGCTCGGGTTTGGGTCTCTGTTCCGGGCCGGGATCGGTAGCATCCACCCCCTCTGCCTCCGACCTTTCCATTGTGTTACCTCAAATCACGATCATCACATAGACATAAATGAAATGACTGTGCAGACCTGGCGTGTTTGCCTCACCACCAAACTCAGCGCAAAGCCGTTGTTTTCTTTCCggttgtttcttcttcttcttttattgtcAGCATTTAAAGAGCATTGCCGCCGCCTAGCGGCAGCGTGCTGTGAAGGACCAGAGACAATATGCCAGGGACTAAATCCTCGTGAGTGCTGCTAGTTCTCCtttatagatagatactttattcattccccatgggggaaattcagaatgTGTTATGTTCTgcttcataaaataaaacacctcaGGTTCATTACTGTCTTCATAGCTAAAGTTTGATTTCCATCTTTAGACTCTTATATGCTGGTTCCTTCTGATCATATCTAGCACAACCCATGATTGCATGATTTAGAAATCAACAGGCTCCTCAACCTGATAGAATTCACTTGAAATGGTTAAATAAAATGATAGCatcacatttttgaaaataaaaatgccaaCATGTATACTGAAATTGTTTTGCTTGCTGTAAATGTTCCCCTCATACAATTTGGGTTAGTCACCAACTGCTTTATTTGGAGTTGTAGTGCGACTTAGTTACAAGGCTGGAATCAGGATAGATTTTATTTCTCCACAAGATGCTCAAGGTTTGAGTTTGAATCAGATTATTTCCATCAGTTCTAGTGTTCGTGTACATCTAGTAGACCTATCCGTAGCTCTAGCATTTCCACATGAGAAAATAATGATTAGCCGGTTTGCAGGACACTGTCTCTGGCTTGCAGGTTGGTAGACATCACAATGTGTGTATGACCTCAGTTTCCAGGGAACCGGAGTGCAGATACATAACAGACAGGTGAGTATGTCCTTTATTTGTTGTCCTCAGGTGTCCAGTGAATCCCTGTTGCATCACACTGTTCATGGCAGCAGGCCATGCATGCTGCGGTAAGAGGCTTGAGTAAGTAAAGCAGATCACATCCTGATAGATGACACTGCAAATCTGATTGTGAGGAAGCCTGAGAGGTAACGTGAAATGACTTTAAGATATAGTTAAAGAGTTATAAAATGACATTGAGAACATGGCATAGAATTCTGTTTAATAGTAATATGATAATACTGCCTTAACCATTGTACAGGTAACTGCATCTTATAATTAAACCGCATAAATTGTAAAATCTTTCATACAGCCTTAGATCATCAGTTGCAAATATTCTAAAGTTAACTTGGTTTATTCTAAAACAGTAAACCTATTTTTGTTCATCAACTCAAAACAATAATTTGaggtttcatttatttgatgatGTAACACTTTATACAGAGTTGAATATCATAGGTTTTACAGTAGAATACATGATTCAAGTAGTAAATGAACATGATTACATATGTGCATAACGTACAAGGAAAGTACAAAAGCTTTTTAGCATTTGTTATGGTATTGAAATATCTCTATATGCATTCATCCGTATACACATTTCTCACATTCAGGTGATCCAAGAAAAACGAAAAGGTTTAGACATGTTACTGCAAAGACGAGCTAAATCTGAACCTGGATACTGAGGTTATATATTGTGCTGATGTTCATAAACTATGTGCTGAATATCAGTTCATACAGGAGCTTTTTGTACAGTCATGTATTACGGCTCACAAATCTTTTATACACATAGATGTGTAACAAAACAAGTTTTTAACATCACAAAACTGGGAATAGTGGGGTCAATTTATAAATTTCAGGtagttttttatattaatttgaGAGAATGTTGCAATtcatgacaaagtaaaaataaaaaaacaaaccgtTGGATTAACCTCAAaagatatatattaatatttttatgaagGAAATATGATCAGATCAATTTACCTTAAAAGGAAAAATTTCTatattaaatagaaaaaaagacaaattattaCAAGGGCTATAAATGAGTGAAACTGACTGTATTTTTCTTCCAAGGTTAACATACAGAAtgtaaaaaaatctaaaaaaaaaaaaaaaagatttaagcAGGACATgagttttgcttttatttgtgcCCCATGTTCCTTCAAGTTGCATAATTTCTGACTCCTGCACTactaaaagagaaacaaaacctAGGAGGTTCTTAATcagacaaaaattaaatgtcacTCACATTAAGTAGTAACCAAGAGATGTGATAATTCAATTAAGCCATAAAGGCGTCACTACTACATGTGCTTCACATCATGATGTTTCCCCTCATCTGTTTTTATGGGGAATTTGAGTTTGCTCATAAAAACCTAAAtggaaactgtttttttttttaataacaaaagcTCTTTATTGTTGTATTCTATTACTTAATCTTTTTGAAAACTCTTAATATTTGTAATGGGTTCATtgatggaaacatttttttcacattttgaaaattttaaagaaaatattgtatacctgttgttttatttgtctacTACAGCAGGacttcctctgctgtttcacTAGCTGAGCAATGACTTAAAACAGTAACTCTAACAGAAACAGGCATTAGACGAGAGCAAAGTTAGTgctgaaatactgaaatgtAACAAATTTAATCTCTTCAACAGtccatgttttgctttttaataaaaatatgggcttactttgtttttttataacaaTGTCTATGATTATGTCCCCTGATatcacacacagatcacaaGAAAGTATGTGTACATAGCAATGATGGCCCCATATTAGGCCTTTGAGACAATAGAGAAGGCCTACAGTAGTGAAATGGAATGAATGAGGACAAAGTCCAGAAATATTGCTATTATAtgctttcatttatatttatatataggtATAAGTGTTATTTGTTATACAGTACATGATTTGTTTACATCAAAATGTTACAGAAGAAACCCAGTGATAACTGCTGATACTGAACACTCCTTTTCATAAATAACtccaaagaaaaatatacactATTCTTTAGTCCACCACTTGATGTCCAGACTGCATCATCTACTAAGATGCAAATGTGATACTGACCTGTTTATCACTAAGGGGATATGCatggcaaacaacaaaaaaattgcCCATCTTTAGTCACAGTACTGCTGTAATCTCTCTCTAAAGTGGTGCATGAAAaggcagaggggaaaaaaaacaaacagaaaaagtcaTGCTTACAAGCATATTATATGAAATCTCAAATAAGTTAGTTGGAATGAACAGGTAAAGCAGAAAACCTAAGATAAAACCTTAGCCAGTATAATCTCAGTCCATGCTATCTGTGTACTAGTATCTATTGTCACTATTTTGCATTTAATGTGCCCTATAACAGAAATTCATAGGTGGGATATGAAGTAACAATTTCTGTCAAATATGACCTTAAATGTGATGCTCTGtatttgaaaacacactgaatatttCTCTTTAGACAATGCAAAGCCATACAGGTGGTGGAATGGACACAGTTAAAATATAAAGGTCTACTAAACACTTATGTGTAACCatggttctttctttttttttcttgacataCAGGATCCCTCCAGAGCTTTGGTGGCCTTTGAAATAACAGAAGAAGTCTCTTTGAGCTCCCATATTCAGTTCATGTGCTTAACATGGCTGCTTGTGTAAGTGGTGGATGTACTTCTTAAACTGCCACACAGTTGGTTTAGTTAGAAAAAAATGACCATCTTTGATTGAAATTTCTACTCCTGGAGGCCGTAAGTAATCCATCAGTTACCTTTAGCAGGTTTCAGTGATTAGCAGCTACTGAATGTAGTCACATGGTTCATAGAGAGAGCAGTTTCTGCTGTTAGTCACGCTGCTGCCAAGCTGTAATTCATCAGTCTACACCGTCAACAACCTGCATATCTGTATGCCTCATTAGTGTCTGCAGGTAAAACCTGAGCTatcatgagtgtgtgtctgtgtgcaggcagtctactattgtgtgtatgtggaggACAGATAAGAGATCATTTGTGTCTGTATGAGCTCTCACTCTCATAGTAAATCACGGTGCACGTGAGCACATAAATGCTTCATTTCAGCATCCTGACAATCAGCAGGAGCAGTGCTCCGTCAGACGGTGACAGGACAAGTGATGACTTTGTCCTCCAGCATGACACTGATGATGAGGAAGACGAAGTAGAGGAGGAACATGAAAGAGCCCAGAAACTTGCTCATTCTCCATTTGCACAGTGCAATGGAGATGATGACAAAGAGGAgcatgaggaagaggagaacaATGGCGCAGAACAGGCCATTGCTGCTCACCTCTACTGATTTGAAGTCGTTGAGGATGTTGTAGATGAGCCAGGGGAACGGCAGACTGGGAgcagaggaagggaggagaaaGCACAAGAGATAAGCTTGGATATGAGAATTTAACTGcacattttcctttaaaaacGGATGTTACACCAGCCTACACAGCTTTTATATTGTTCACTGGACTCACCCCACAGTGATATCGAAGATGTTGGAGCCCACAGAGCTGGACACAGCCATGTCACCGAGGCCTTTTCGTGCTACAATCACACTGGTGATCAGATCAGGGATTGACGTGCCAGCTGCTAATATGGTGAGACCCATGATCTCCTCTGTGATCCAGAAAGTTTCTCCAACCTTAAagagacaataataataatattatctAAGTCAGAAACTGAATCACGTTACTCTTTCAATGAAATCAGTTCACACACCAAATACAAGAAGAACTAAGAATCTACCTGGTTTGAGGTTATAATTAGTAGAACGGCTTTCAGTGACCTGACTGAGCCTCACAGCAAAATTTCTACGCTGCAGGTATTTTGTGACAGAACAGAGAGGAGTGCAAAAAGTCTTCAAACATGTTGAtcttatgaaataaaaatttccCCTTTCTTTGTTATTTGTTTGCCTATGGCAGTGCCCCAATACCCAAGTATACACAAGTAAAGTAAGTGTACAAGTATCCTGCTTCTGACATTTGTCGCAGGTCTGTCccctgtctgtctccctgtttCCCCTGattcctgtctgcctctctgccaCTCACAGATcagtattaaaaaatatatactttaaAAAACTGATATAATCAGAcctaagtgtttttatttaaagagcTAATTCAAAGCCTTGGACATACATGCTGCCACTCTGATCCTTTAGGAGGTGAGCTTCAATGTGTTTGTCAGAGCGGTTTACAGTAAAAAGCATGTGTCCAGTAAATGGACAGGCTTTGAGGGTAGTGATTAAACAGAGCACACCCTGACTTACTGTTGTGCAATATGCTGTACACCTATGGGAACTAGAAAAGCAGGTGGACTTCCACAGTGACCTTGCAACACATGACCTCCTGCTTCAGGtctgtctttgcctttgcacTGTCTAAATAGAGCGTTACAGGTTGATCTGGCTGTGGATCAAGGCTGGTTTATCAGGATTAGCTGCTCTGGTCACACATTCAACACCCTGACTGCTGCACTCTGGTAGAAAATTGCTTCagaaatagaataaaatagaaGAGAATATATGGAATTAGTGTATGTGATATACAACTACAAAAATTAACAAATATATGAATTTTGATCTATGGAGTTCATGTACAGCTTTGGAATTGTGTTGCATAAAAAGGTATGTGCGTGTTGCGTGAGTGTGTCTTTCCATCCAAGTGGTTTTCTGTACCTGATGAGCCCACCACACCATCAGGTAGGAGAAGAAAGCAATCCAACAAATGGAACCAAGGAAAGTGACGGGGAAAAACCTTGATGACGTctgaaaataaagacattttaaaaatacaactaCTTAGTAAATCGACAAATCGAATCAGTCAGGTCTAGTCAAACACTGACATAACTGATATATCACATAGAGGATGCCAAATATTGTACATAAACAATGCTAGTGTATATTCATATTATAGAAATTAATatagaagaaaaacactgtgtcATTCCCAAAATGATCATGTAGTAAactaaacaaatgtaaaatcaaTGTTTTTGCAGTCTTAATGAGTTTGTTTCCATAAATGATTGTAAAACACCCTTATATTTTCAATTAACTCTTGAATTAAGTATGTTAATATCTAAAATTGTAAATGTATCTTGAAATcgtgtatataatgtatataagAATACATTACAGAAGAGCTTCTTTACTTTTTTGGGTGCAATTGCACATATTTGTATAAATGAACCATCTCATTTCACTGtgagtctgtgtgcatgtgggttGTCACCTCTCTCCTGACGTCAGGCAGTGTGAGCCACAGTGGAAGCACAATGGGCAGGATGACGAGGTAGGTGAACTGTTTCCTGGGGGTGTCAGGCCAGGCTAGGCTCAGAGGTtggtcttcatcttcatcttcctcaccaccctGTGGAGGAGTTTGTTACTTTTCTTTATGTACACACGCTGATGGAGGAAAAACATCTATGAGTAAAACCTCCTTATTATGTCATTTTTAGAATTTGTACAGTTCTCACACCCTTTTTACTGATTAAAAAGTGTTTGACTACAGTACGAAGGAGCATTTAAAGTGTGAACTGGGAGAAATGCAGCCAATAAAAGCCATACCTCAGATCCTCCTGCAACACCGTTCATGGGTGGTGTGACTTCCACTGCAACATGTGAGCTGTTGGGGATGTTCTTATCAACTTGAGAAACTAAAAAAAGAGAGACGGACAATAGAGTTTGACTTCTTTACAATGGGAGTGctagtttaaaataaacacaaatggaCACTCAGCAGAAGCTTTGTAGAATTTCAATTTCTCTGAGATTGTGAGAGAGGGCTAATGCACCAGAACCAAAATATGCTCATTCATTTTATGAGCTTATATGTTACTGCACATGTAGCATGCCCTTTTGCAATACTGAAAATGCAGATTTATGCAATCATGATCTATATAATAACATGATTGGCAAGATGTGATAAAAACTTTCATCTTTTTACAGCTTATGTAACATCTAGATCAATCATCTGAGGCCTCCATGACCATCTATCTGAAACCAAATCTAATTTACACTTTCTATAGATGGAAATCAACAATAAATTACAGctctgtatatatttaaaataataatgaaaaatctgaaaaaaagaacacatttgATAAACATGATTATTCTTAAACTGCCCCTTGGTCATTCTTTCATATATTAATAAATTGTAAATTAAATTGTGTACCCTTTTAGTTGCTCATCTACCATCTATCTTTGTGAGTTGATTTATCAGTTGATTACTGTGTGGGTCAAATGGGCTCCTAATTTCACACATCCCTGTTTACTCACCTACACCATTGGCACTGACAGCATCTTCTTTACACTTCTGCTTCGCCATTTTATGAAGGATTGATGCTTTCTCTTTGAAACGTCCTGAGGCAGAGGAAATAAGATATTTCAGTCAGTCCATGTTCACTGTCATCAGGAATAATCCAACTTTCCAACAATCCAAAAATATAACCACAGCAAAACAGTTTTATGGCTACAGACATAAGCAAAACTTGAGTTTTTCTATGACATAACTTCTCAACATGTGTCCATTTGACTGAAATATGAACATTATATCTTGGTTTATCAATTTTctatttgtgtaaatgtgtttttgtgtgagttTTTTTCTTACCCGTACCTTCATCACTGAGCGGGTCCAGCGTGTGTATCATGAGCTGGAAGATGCTGTTTCTCATCAGTGAGTTGTGCAGAGAAGCACAGCTGCCCTCTCTCTGCAGCCTAGGTTTTgcctttaaaaatacaaatacaaatgccAAAATATTTACATGAAATCAAATATGAATATTGAATTAATTATTCCACATTTTGGCAccattcatcatttttatgCATTCATCAAAAATCACTACAAAATATAAAGGGTGGGGGGAACACTTGATAAGTAGCTGTTTAAATTCCTGATTTCATGTTTCTCATGCAACCTACAGTAAATCTCTCTCTAGGTGCAGTAAACCCCCTTTTCTATACAACTGGTGTTGACTGACTCTGATACATACTGTCTAATGTAAATATATGCAGACACAAAAACCTCTCTTTTTCATGATCAGTACGAGACCCAGCATGAAAAGTTggcatgaagaaaaaaaacttactgTCAGCTTGTTGTCATCATTGGCAGGTACATTTACCTttagagagaaacacagagaaagaaaaaatagttttcttacatataaaatatatacagagaATGAGTACACAAATATGTGTGATATACCTGTATGCAatataatgcaaaataaaatatcatgTTCAATTTTTGTTCAAAGTATTTCAGCAATATATTTATTCAACAGCAGTTTTTGAGTTTATGCTGTTGGACCTTTTGCTACAGGGCAGAGAGGGGATAAGTGACAGAATCAATCAATTATGCCTTTACTACATGGCTCATTGAACTACGAATCAGTACtaatatttgaaatataaatgGAGTATCACttataaaaacatctgtgagATCCTAAAGTAATGATCTACATTTTAATTGATCAAGCCCACTCACTAAAATATTttgtgacaaacaaacaaataaaagccaGAGTGATAAGATCAGATCTCAGCAAAGGAAACTTCAAATTACGAGGGACAGCTATTGGTCAGGGTGTGAATGTGAGCTagatataatgtaatgtaaaacacTGGCTTACAAGcattttttcttacttttacatCTTGGAAAAATGTGGATGGAGACAAATATGGTAACTGTTCCCTAATACTCTATATCATTAATAACGAAGATTTGAACTGGTCGATCAGTAGCAGTAAGGAGCTGCAATAAGCACTATTTTGTATAAGGTAAACTCTCCCTATGtgccttctctttttctttaagCTGCAgtaactttttcttttgtttttatatactTGCTAATGCATATACTGTAACAGAATTCCAATATGCTACAAAAAGGTATCTGTTTCAGACCCTTCAAAGAGCAATCAACCACAACCCCCAAGCAGAAGTGGACGGTTTTGTTGTTGACACGTTTTCATGATGGAGGCCTCAGAGTTTGAGCAGATAATCCCTTTAGCTTGCATCTGACAAATCACCTGCTGCTGTTATGGCAGCTGAAGCAAGGCTAAAGCGGTACGTTTTCTTCATGTCTGTTGACTTGGCTCAATCCTGTTTGATTTCAGTTGGTATTTATTTGATTCAGTTGCATAAAAACACCCTTGGATGTAGCTGATGCTCATAATTTTCATTCAGATGTAAGCTTACATACTGTAAAGTTCACTGATTGTGACTTATAAAACTCAAACTTGATTTTATTTCAGGTAGGTATGACCATCCATCTGAAACCAAATCTGATTTACACTTtctaaagatggaatcattacacattgtaatattaaaaataccaCTATATGGTGATTTTAAATATGGTAATGGAAACCTGTCTGTATTGTCCATGTGACAGCTAAGCAACGTGGAGCCTGCTCAAGCTGTCTGCACAGTAGCTTGGCATTAGTTCATGTTGGCTAATGCTCACACGGCTCCTAAGAGCTTCTTGACATAAGACACTCATAACCTGCTTTTAATCATAATcctgattttaatatttatgcTTCTGGTAacatattacattacataatCTGATCGCTGTTGTTATTAAGCTTTTCTCAGA
This genomic window from Mastacembelus armatus chromosome 1, fMasArm1.2, whole genome shotgun sequence contains:
- the xpa gene encoding DNA repair protein complementing XP-A cells, which produces MERSEAEGVDATDPGPEQRPKPELSAAMRAKIERNRQRALMLRQARLASRPLSAAEGATSAKVSKTIDSGAGFFIEEEEDGEEEQKTKKVVHQPAPVIEPDYLVCDDCQKPFMDSYLSNSFDLSVCDKCRDSEEKHKLISRTEAKQHYLLKDCDLDKREPPLRFILKKNPHNPHWGDMKLYLKVQVQKRCMEVWGSEEALEEARETREENREVQKQKRFNKKVKELRRAVRSSMWTKDTSVHQHQYGPEELVDPEEDLYKTTCTTCGHELTYEKM
- the slc24a2 gene encoding sodium/potassium/calcium exchanger 2-like, encoding MGFILPIRSQDTMTSSSSAPALHPHSSCTRHYYLGVKRKLRPGRILGFIISLVVVCTVCSWSAFSLATTVATELKSMVEGSAEAAVPQRTLLQYHNLSAGPERSTDMSSSELEMNHGDYPTDYFSVEERRQGYVLLHMFGMLYMFIALAIVCDEFFVPALTVITEKLEISDDVAGATFMAAGGSAPELFTSVIGVFISHSNVGIGTIVGSAVFNILFVIGMCALFSKEVLHLTWWPLFRDVSFYIGGLLLLIYFFLDNQITLAESIGLLMCYTCYVTFMKFNAKVEFIIKTKLGSNQVDELENAAKVNVPANDDNKLTAKPRLQREGSCASLHNSLMRNSIFQLMIHTLDPLSDEGTGRFKEKASILHKMAKQKCKEDAVSANGVVDKNIPNSSHVAVEVTPPMNGVAGGSEGGEEDEDEDQPLSLAWPDTPRKQFTYLVILPIVLPLWLTLPDVRRETSSRFFPVTFLGSICWIAFFSYLMVWWAHQVGETFWITEEIMGLTILAAGTSIPDLITSVIVARKGLGDMAVSSSVGSNIFDITVGLPFPWLIYNILNDFKSVEVSSNGLFCAIVLLFLMLLFVIISIALCKWRMSKFLGSFMFLLYFVFLIISVMLEDKVITCPVTV